One genomic region from Cetobacterium sp. 8H encodes:
- a CDS encoding HutD family protein, with translation MDYKIVKKANQKERYWAGGISKELYIFPDGSTINDPFNFRVSTATINPGEYKFSDFKGYKRLAVLLSGNVKLDIDGRDYFLEPYSHIFFSGDSHVNSYCDVACVDFNLIYKDNIELLNFQIIDYQFYGEPLSNKAINIYYNINKTKHLTVNKNEYILEPGDTLIACGNNFHIEGDGKGILLSLGIN, from the coding sequence ATGGATTATAAAATAGTTAAAAAAGCAAACCAAAAAGAACGTTATTGGGCTGGTGGTATTTCTAAAGAATTATATATTTTTCCTGATGGTTCCACAATCAACGATCCCTTCAATTTTAGAGTTTCAACAGCTACTATAAACCCTGGAGAATACAAATTTTCAGACTTTAAAGGCTATAAAAGATTGGCGGTATTGTTATCTGGAAATGTTAAACTTGATATTGATGGCAGAGATTATTTTTTAGAGCCATACTCTCATATTTTCTTTTCTGGAGATAGCCATGTAAATAGTTATTGTGATGTTGCTTGTGTTGATTTTAATTTAATCTACAAAGACAACATTGAGCTTTTAAATTTTCAAATCATCGACTATCAATTCTATGGTGAACCACTTTCTAATAAAGCTATAAATATCTATTACAATATAAACAAAACAAAACATTTGACAGTAAATAAAAATGAGTATATTTTAGAACCTGGTGACACTTTAATTGCCTGTGGAAATAACTTTCACATTGAAGGGGATGGAAAAGGAATTTTGTTATCACTTGGAATAAATTAA
- a CDS encoding peroxiredoxin: MKKLFRVVLLMGLIFNFGFSEERDPREKKLTYMIGEKVQDFEVKSLDGKKTITLDELKGKKVFLNFTTTWCPDCIAEKKIFGPEYDEKFKNMENLEVIIVFGPYKTDNREKVEKYIKENNYKFPVYYDTEDKDLHTQFGVINIPTTFLIDENGVLEDVNVESGYKNMKDFK; this comes from the coding sequence ATGAAAAAGCTGTTTAGAGTAGTGTTATTGATGGGTCTAATCTTTAATTTTGGATTTTCTGAGGAGAGAGATCCAAGAGAGAAAAAGCTGACATACATGATAGGAGAGAAAGTTCAAGATTTTGAAGTTAAGTCGTTAGATGGTAAAAAAACTATAACTTTAGATGAATTAAAAGGGAAAAAGGTTTTTTTAAACTTCACAACAACTTGGTGTCCAGATTGTATAGCTGAAAAGAAAATATTTGGACCTGAATATGATGAGAAATTTAAGAATATGGAAAATCTTGAAGTAATAATTGTGTTTGGACCATATAAAACAGATAATAGAGAGAAGGTTGAAAAGTATATAAAAGAGAATAACTATAAGTTTCCAGTATACTATGATACAGAAGATAAAGACTTACATACACAATTTGGAGTTATAAATATTCCTACAACATTTTTAATTGATGAAAATGGAGTTCTTGAAGATGTGAATGTAGAAAGTGGATATAAAAATATGAAAGATTTTAAATAA
- a CDS encoding YibE/F family protein has protein sequence MKKAILPIVVVLSILLMSIYSPKLTRQYKGGQVFSQEFVEGVVTEVTSENLMYDPIVKGKYRGNQTLNVEILEGKDKGKEFQVHNSLSALHNVYATKGLKAIFAIRESDGKTTAWLYNLKRDRAIYFLGTIFIVAVLILGKMKGLKSLLALVFTGSVIIYILIPLLFKGVDPISTSIILSSIIIIVSFLLIGGFDRKTYSAIIGTICGITIAGLISYSFGNVMNLSGLNLSEGQQLLYITKDFKLKIEGLLFVSILIASLGAVMDVAMSISSSVNEIHQHKPNLSSKELFHSAMVIGKDIVGTMINTLILAFAGGSLPLMMMIWGYGMVYQQFINIPAIAIEIVNALAGSIGIIATVPVTAVVSILLIKKEREEKNENN, from the coding sequence ATGAAGAAAGCAATATTACCAATAGTAGTAGTTTTATCGATTTTGTTAATGAGTATTTATTCTCCTAAATTAACAAGACAATACAAAGGTGGACAAGTTTTTTCACAAGAGTTTGTAGAAGGAGTTGTCACAGAGGTTACATCTGAAAATTTAATGTATGATCCTATAGTTAAAGGTAAATACAGAGGAAATCAAACATTGAATGTAGAGATATTAGAGGGAAAGGATAAGGGGAAAGAGTTTCAGGTACATAACTCCTTGAGTGCCCTTCATAATGTCTATGCAACGAAGGGATTAAAAGCTATATTTGCAATTCGAGAAAGTGATGGGAAAACGACAGCTTGGCTATATAATCTAAAAAGAGATAGAGCTATCTATTTTTTAGGAACTATATTTATAGTGGCAGTATTGATACTAGGGAAAATGAAGGGATTAAAATCACTTCTGGCACTTGTATTTACAGGCTCAGTTATAATATACATATTGATCCCTCTTCTTTTTAAAGGGGTCGATCCGATATCTACATCAATAATTTTATCATCTATAATAATTATTGTGAGTTTTCTCTTGATTGGAGGATTTGATAGGAAAACTTACTCAGCTATTATAGGTACAATTTGTGGGATAACAATTGCAGGATTAATTTCATATAGCTTTGGTAATGTTATGAATTTAAGTGGATTGAATCTATCGGAAGGGCAGCAGCTTTTATACATAACAAAAGATTTTAAACTTAAGATAGAGGGTCTGTTATTTGTATCAATTTTAATAGCCTCTTTAGGAGCAGTTATGGATGTGGCAATGTCTATCTCTTCGTCGGTTAACGAAATACATCAACATAAACCGAATTTGTCATCAAAAGAGTTGTTCCATTCAGCCATGGTTATAGGGAAAGATATTGTTGGAACGATGATCAATACATTGATTCTTGCATTTGCAGGAGGGTCACTGCCACTTATGATGATGATTTGGGGATATGGAATGGTCTATCAACAATTTATAAACATACCAGCAATAGCTATAGAGATTGTGAATGCGCTAGCTGGAAGTATAGGTATAATAGCGACTGTACCGGTAACGGCTGTTGTTTCAATATTATTAATAAAAAAAGAGCGGGAGGAAAAAAATGAAAACAACTAA
- a CDS encoding bifunctional UDP-sugar hydrolase/5'-nucleotidase, translating to MKTTKFFVLGALLSITLIGCGKKEEAPKTATNVEVKEFKENKLNLEKKVIKKGEAGPDEVTLSFAATSDVHGRIYPYEYGIDSEDKSAGYAKTYTIVKALKEKNPNLILMDVGDTVQDNSAELFNNLETHPMVKAMNTMGYDAWILGNHEFNFEKDFLLRNVKNFKGSVISVNIENEDDGSKFVLPYQIYDVQGVKVALVGGIPPHVPMWEASAPEHFKGLTFEDPMTAVKETLTELEGKYDVLVGAFHLGRKDEYGKTGVFDLAEAYPQFDLIFAGHEHARYVTDVNGSTVLEPGAYGWGVSNGEIKMAKKDGKWEVKEVVAKNLETKDVQADEGILEQFKNVHDESRADANKIVGKVNGKFIEKTDYITGQDKVTTMPTSQLEDTAIIQLINDVQNHYAKSDVSAAAVFNFDSNLNAGDFKKKDVAFIYKYTNTLMGVNMTGENLLKYMEWSMDYYNQVKPGDVTISFNPKVRGYNYDMFDGIDYKVDISKPAGERIVDATINGEAVDPKKTYKVAVNNYRFGSLLNLGLVTDQDKYYDSYEELQDAGRIRDLIVKYVQEELKGELNPKIDNNWEIIGFDNNVPGKAEIMEKIKSGEIVIPMSEDGRTLNVQSININNL from the coding sequence ATGAAAACAACTAAGTTTTTTGTTTTAGGAGCTCTTCTATCTATAACTTTAATAGGTTGTGGGAAGAAGGAAGAAGCACCTAAGACAGCAACAAATGTAGAGGTTAAGGAGTTTAAAGAGAACAAACTTAATCTTGAAAAAAAAGTTATTAAAAAGGGTGAGGCAGGACCAGATGAGGTAACTTTATCATTTGCTGCAACATCAGATGTGCACGGAAGAATATACCCATATGAGTATGGAATAGATTCAGAGGATAAGAGTGCGGGATATGCTAAAACTTATACTATTGTAAAAGCATTAAAAGAAAAAAATCCAAATTTAATTCTAATGGATGTAGGGGATACAGTTCAAGATAACAGTGCAGAACTATTCAATAACTTAGAAACTCATCCAATGGTTAAAGCTATGAATACAATGGGTTACGATGCATGGATTTTAGGGAACCATGAATTTAACTTTGAGAAAGATTTCTTATTAAGAAATGTAAAAAACTTTAAAGGGTCAGTTATATCTGTAAATATAGAGAATGAAGATGATGGTTCAAAGTTCGTTTTACCATATCAGATATATGATGTTCAAGGTGTAAAAGTAGCTTTAGTAGGAGGGATACCACCACATGTACCTATGTGGGAAGCATCGGCTCCTGAGCATTTCAAAGGACTTACATTCGAAGATCCGATGACTGCTGTAAAAGAGACATTAACAGAGTTAGAAGGAAAGTATGACGTACTAGTAGGAGCCTTCCACTTAGGAAGAAAAGATGAGTACGGAAAAACTGGAGTATTTGATTTAGCGGAAGCTTATCCACAATTTGATTTAATCTTTGCAGGACATGAGCATGCAAGATATGTAACGGATGTTAATGGGTCAACTGTACTTGAGCCTGGGGCTTACGGTTGGGGAGTTTCAAACGGTGAGATTAAAATGGCTAAAAAAGATGGTAAGTGGGAAGTTAAAGAGGTTGTAGCTAAAAACTTAGAGACTAAAGATGTACAAGCTGATGAAGGAATTTTAGAGCAATTTAAAAATGTTCATGATGAATCAAGAGCGGATGCAAATAAAATAGTTGGAAAAGTAAATGGAAAGTTTATAGAAAAAACTGACTATATAACTGGACAAGATAAGGTTACAACAATGCCTACATCTCAATTAGAGGATACAGCTATTATTCAACTTATCAACGATGTTCAAAATCACTATGCAAAGTCAGATGTATCAGCAGCAGCAGTATTCAACTTTGATTCTAATTTAAATGCTGGAGACTTCAAAAAGAAAGATGTTGCATTTATATATAAATATACGAATACACTTATGGGTGTTAATATGACTGGAGAAAACCTTCTAAAATATATGGAGTGGTCTATGGATTACTATAACCAAGTAAAGCCAGGAGATGTAACAATATCGTTCAATCCAAAAGTTAGAGGATATAACTATGATATGTTTGATGGTATAGACTATAAAGTTGATATATCTAAGCCAGCTGGAGAGAGAATTGTAGATGCAACAATAAATGGGGAGGCAGTTGATCCAAAGAAAACATATAAAGTTGCTGTAAATAACTATAGATTTGGAAGCTTATTGAATCTAGGACTTGTAACAGACCAAGATAAATATTATGATTCATACGAAGAGTTACAAGACGCAGGAAGAATAAGAGATTTAATTGTAAAGTATGTTCAAGAAGAATTAAAAGGAGAATTAAATCCTAAGATTGATAATAACTGGGAAATTATTGGTTTTGATAACAATGTACCTGGAAAAGCTGAAATTATGGAAAAGATAAAATCAGGAGAGATTGTAATTCCAATGTCTGAAGATGGAAGAACACTTAATGTTCAATCGATAAACATAAATAACTTATAA
- a CDS encoding GEVED domain-containing protein, which yields MKFFILLIVFLVNSLISISAAFPANLRDGFLIQDIGSGDIRITQMDIVTGDIVKTDVLSVGGTGNNAYGYNPIDNYIYGIQIKEKNGNDDYNLVRIESSGGGFSATVKPIIGLDHNIFNGMFIGDFDKEGNMYVGGDNENSTSGPIFKITINSNGSVAAEKLSAERGSPRFADWGYTDRIGGEERFYFVSDNGGLYYFKKSGNTLQKVGPISSNLTTGGTVIGTFIAGTDLFYYPSESRTLYKVDLLNPSQGSQKFSTVANPSSSGDAARNYKIIIPDLAIAKGVTNGTVFNQGEDIKYKITVKNTGDYPLGDQSFNSQYIVTDKIDPQKVNSQATLVTAILYPTLTGNVGTPVAGFPTTIDYTVSSPNIGLFKLTSDSGVLPLIPKGARLEIEYTLKSKIYFMTKDEDTIINVVTGEVPNKEVKSDAQVEVKTLPPELKIEKDVEPKKPLQKGESLQYTLKIKNTSTTKSSTSNVVKDILKADVNEAFETFSVYQSDGTTLVGEVIDTDGNSSNDLISSFSNGETTITIETIPTLGSGEEKIYIIKGLTKASFNGNVLVNYGTVDSKELDLVTSNEVESTFKGEKVYDYGDAPDRYKTITSNPPRHKQVENTPYFGAGVDYETVWTQPLGADADLDDRSQRDDEDGIVAVNGILSNSNLPITLIEGIENTITINVGKVTQGGAKVKIWLDGLNGNINETFDNNTNQVIYNGSVNSSGNIDVKFNLDVLGNRAETQGRTYLRMRITSSKNDNQINSAGGVADDGEVEDHLVFISQRKTDYGDLPDTYKTRLSSDGPRHLDIYLFGQTSFTNQNMYLGENKNYENDAPSSLTGVEDAFDDGVKNLAGNVLSTLYVNEDNILTIKASHVGYVGMWVDFNGDGTFDMSESIIQQVVAGDNQLTIPASRFSNYPDTSLGNLKGVRIRYSKEIDGVNKPNGLALTGEVEDYYIPFIKKVIGVEILKTPVTEKIDPNGIAKYSLVITNTGNQPLSNYTLEDKPDLLKVDIASLNVTSITVNGAPATGATFEANASGVIELIGAPTIEVGNKLEILYELTARDFDISQGNVITNIASLVAKPGDPEQKSQADVLVVAATVTKTSPQAGKIVQPGDKVEYVITLTNSTTEKLEEFILYDGLLADNSFLTLNDITKVPTIVGNSLFASGGVKVDVQANSKMEIKYELTVPSIPANIALPVEITNAVLDQKVVVTVDKPKLTLRHDVFKYDSKYEDVNELIAIEKPIVDNFESIEGKNAAPPIVYPGEDVLYYISLINTGKVEAKGRTDIGHEVNSIPKDDDGKQALIKNEFKGVVFTNLDDGSKKYITQDQLSNELGLTIEETLFYFSEKIAPRSAVSFVTKSKINPEGRFSKKPELELYAYLTNDISQNDKKGELRRTVIQIGRRSTDLILNKKVEIEEASIGKFVPYTLQIKNVGLDDAVDVFILDKIPPGFIYVDGSAVLVLDDGIQQTKIPTTGVKEITFGPIPLIESGDTIEIKYLLKVGVGVKPGTYKNTAVTQDNRSNPTSNYDSVDIEIVSDPIFEHTTIIGKVFHDRDGDGIQDYADAKNLIVEVKMPKGVYIPNTTMIYKNGGKYFFSDSYKTITLRELKGRKSNLESPTNNMVVIRKQINTASMATVRVQSNQGTDIIQQNDGKVITRYTGDKAKGLTSQDIVITQRVIKDSSDKMFLEIFILNNGIQEEGLPGVRLATPEGIVVETDRYGRYHVPPVAETIGRNYIIKVDPATLPKGSEFTTENPKVRQVGKVMMKFNFGVKLPEFKK from the coding sequence ATGAAATTTTTTATACTACTTATAGTCTTTTTAGTTAATAGTTTAATTTCAATATCAGCAGCTTTTCCAGCAAATTTGCGGGATGGATTTCTAATACAAGATATCGGAAGCGGTGATATAAGAATTACTCAGATGGATATTGTAACAGGAGATATTGTAAAAACTGATGTGTTATCTGTAGGCGGAACTGGAAACAATGCATATGGATATAACCCTATTGATAATTATATATACGGAATTCAGATAAAAGAAAAAAATGGAAATGACGACTATAATCTTGTTAGAATAGAGTCTTCGGGTGGAGGATTCTCTGCTACAGTAAAACCTATAATAGGGTTAGACCATAATATATTTAACGGTATGTTTATAGGTGATTTTGATAAAGAGGGGAATATGTATGTCGGTGGAGACAATGAAAATTCTACAAGTGGACCGATATTTAAAATAACTATAAATTCAAATGGAAGCGTAGCTGCAGAAAAGCTATCTGCCGAAAGAGGAAGCCCTAGATTTGCTGACTGGGGTTATACAGATAGAATAGGTGGAGAGGAAAGATTTTATTTTGTTTCAGATAATGGAGGATTATATTATTTTAAAAAGAGTGGGAACACATTACAAAAAGTAGGCCCAATATCATCAAATCTAACAACTGGTGGAACGGTAATAGGAACATTTATAGCAGGTACAGATCTATTTTATTATCCATCAGAATCAAGAACACTATATAAGGTAGATCTATTAAATCCATCTCAAGGATCACAGAAGTTTTCAACAGTAGCAAATCCAAGTTCTAGTGGGGATGCTGCAAGAAACTATAAGATAATTATACCAGATTTAGCGATAGCTAAAGGTGTAACAAATGGAACAGTTTTTAATCAAGGAGAGGATATTAAATATAAAATAACTGTGAAAAATACTGGAGACTATCCTTTAGGAGACCAATCATTTAACTCACAGTACATTGTTACAGATAAAATTGATCCACAAAAAGTTAATTCACAAGCGACATTGGTAACGGCTATACTGTATCCAACGCTTACAGGGAATGTAGGAACTCCGGTAGCTGGTTTCCCAACAACAATAGATTACACAGTTTCTTCTCCTAATATAGGATTATTTAAATTGACTTCTGACTCAGGGGTTCTTCCATTAATTCCAAAAGGAGCAAGATTAGAGATAGAATATACACTAAAAAGTAAGATATATTTTATGACAAAAGATGAGGATACCATTATTAATGTGGTAACAGGAGAAGTCCCAAATAAAGAAGTTAAAAGTGATGCACAGGTTGAAGTAAAAACACTTCCACCAGAGTTAAAAATAGAAAAAGATGTGGAACCGAAAAAACCATTACAAAAAGGGGAAAGTTTACAGTATACATTGAAAATAAAAAATACAAGTACAACAAAATCATCGACTTCAAATGTTGTAAAAGATATTTTGAAAGCTGATGTAAATGAAGCATTTGAAACATTCAGTGTATATCAATCAGATGGGACAACTCTTGTAGGGGAAGTTATAGATACAGATGGAAACAGTTCAAATGATTTGATAAGTAGCTTTTCTAACGGAGAGACAACAATAACTATTGAAACAATTCCAACGTTAGGATCTGGTGAGGAAAAAATATATATCATAAAAGGATTAACAAAAGCTAGTTTTAATGGAAATGTTTTAGTGAATTATGGAACTGTAGACTCAAAGGAACTTGACTTAGTAACTTCTAATGAAGTAGAGTCAACTTTTAAAGGAGAAAAAGTTTATGACTATGGGGATGCTCCAGACAGATATAAAACAATAACTTCAAATCCGCCAAGACATAAACAGGTGGAAAATACACCGTATTTTGGAGCAGGTGTAGATTACGAAACGGTATGGACACAACCTTTGGGAGCAGATGCTGATTTAGATGATAGATCTCAAAGAGATGATGAGGATGGAATAGTTGCAGTAAATGGAATACTATCTAATTCTAATCTGCCGATAACATTGATTGAAGGTATAGAAAATACAATAACAATCAATGTAGGAAAGGTTACTCAAGGAGGAGCAAAAGTAAAAATTTGGTTAGACGGATTAAATGGAAATATAAATGAGACATTTGACAATAATACTAATCAAGTTATTTATAATGGTTCTGTTAATAGTTCTGGAAATATAGATGTTAAATTTAATTTGGATGTTCTAGGAAATAGAGCTGAAACACAAGGAAGAACATATCTGAGAATGAGGATAACAAGTTCAAAAAATGATAATCAAATAAATTCAGCAGGTGGAGTGGCTGACGATGGAGAAGTGGAGGACCATTTGGTTTTTATTTCCCAAAGAAAAACTGATTATGGGGATCTACCGGATACTTATAAAACTAGATTATCTTCAGATGGGCCAAGACATTTAGATATTTATTTATTTGGACAAACATCTTTTACCAACCAAAATATGTATCTAGGAGAAAATAAAAATTATGAAAATGATGCACCTTCAAGTTTAACAGGAGTAGAAGATGCATTTGATGACGGCGTAAAAAATTTGGCAGGAAATGTGTTATCAACTCTATATGTAAATGAAGATAATATTCTGACTATAAAAGCTAGTCATGTAGGATACGTAGGAATGTGGGTAGACTTTAATGGGGATGGAACGTTTGATATGAGTGAGTCGATTATACAACAAGTTGTGGCAGGAGATAATCAGTTAACTATACCTGCTAGTAGATTCTCGAATTATCCAGACACATCTTTGGGGAACTTGAAAGGAGTAAGAATTAGATATTCTAAAGAGATAGATGGAGTAAACAAACCAAACGGATTGGCATTAACTGGAGAGGTTGAAGATTACTATATTCCATTTATAAAAAAAGTGATAGGTGTGGAGATATTAAAGACTCCAGTAACAGAAAAAATAGATCCGAATGGAATAGCAAAGTATAGTTTAGTAATAACTAACACAGGAAATCAACCACTATCAAATTATACTTTAGAAGATAAACCAGATCTATTAAAAGTAGATATTGCAAGCTTAAATGTGACGTCAATTACAGTAAATGGAGCACCAGCGACAGGAGCAACATTTGAGGCAAATGCATCAGGTGTGATAGAATTAATCGGAGCACCAACAATAGAAGTAGGGAATAAGTTAGAGATACTATATGAATTGACAGCAAGAGATTTTGATATATCACAAGGCAATGTGATAACAAATATTGCAAGCCTAGTTGCAAAACCAGGAGACCCAGAGCAAAAATCCCAAGCAGATGTTTTAGTGGTTGCAGCGACAGTTACCAAAACCTCTCCTCAGGCTGGAAAAATAGTTCAGCCAGGTGACAAGGTAGAATATGTAATAACTTTAACAAATAGTACAACTGAAAAATTAGAAGAGTTTATTTTGTATGATGGGCTATTAGCTGATAACAGCTTCTTGACTTTAAATGATATAACAAAGGTACCAACTATTGTTGGAAATAGTTTGTTTGCTAGTGGAGGAGTAAAAGTAGATGTACAGGCAAACTCTAAAATGGAGATAAAATATGAATTAACTGTACCTTCAATACCAGCAAATATTGCCTTACCTGTGGAGATAACAAATGCTGTTTTAGATCAAAAAGTGGTTGTGACAGTAGATAAGCCAAAGCTGACACTTAGACATGATGTATTTAAGTATGATTCAAAATATGAAGATGTAAATGAATTGATAGCAATAGAAAAGCCTATAGTTGATAATTTTGAATCAATTGAAGGTAAAAACGCAGCGCCACCTATTGTTTATCCTGGAGAGGATGTACTTTACTACATCAGTTTAATCAATACAGGAAAAGTTGAGGCTAAGGGTAGAACGGATATAGGTCATGAGGTAAATTCTATACCAAAGGATGACGATGGAAAACAAGCATTAATAAAAAATGAATTTAAAGGGGTAGTTTTTACAAACTTGGATGATGGATCAAAAAAATATATAACACAAGATCAGCTTAGTAATGAACTTGGGCTTACAATTGAAGAAACATTGTTTTATTTTTCTGAAAAGATTGCACCAAGGTCAGCGGTTAGCTTTGTAACAAAATCAAAGATAAATCCAGAAGGTCGATTTTCAAAAAAACCTGAATTAGAATTATATGCGTATCTGACTAATGACATTTCACAAAACGATAAAAAAGGTGAGCTTAGAAGAACGGTAATACAGATTGGAAGAAGAAGTACGGATTTAATTTTAAATAAAAAAGTAGAGATTGAAGAAGCCTCTATTGGTAAATTTGTACCATACACTCTTCAAATAAAAAATGTTGGCTTAGATGACGCAGTAGATGTGTTTATACTAGATAAGATACCACCAGGGTTTATATATGTAGATGGATCAGCAGTTTTAGTTTTAGATGATGGAATTCAGCAAACTAAAATTCCAACAACAGGAGTTAAAGAGATAACTTTTGGTCCAATTCCTCTAATAGAATCAGGAGACACTATCGAGATTAAATATCTGTTAAAAGTGGGAGTAGGAGTAAAACCAGGAACATATAAAAATACGGCTGTGACACAAGATAACAGAAGTAATCCGACATCTAACTATGATTCTGTAGATATTGAAATTGTATCTGACCCTATATTTGAGCATACAACAATTATAGGAAAAGTTTTCCACGATAGAGATGGAGATGGAATACAAGATTATGCAGATGCTAAAAATTTGATTGTAGAAGTAAAAATGCCAAAAGGTGTCTATATACCAAATACAACAATGATATATAAAAATGGTGGAAAATACTTCTTCTCTGATAGTTATAAAACAATAACATTAAGAGAGTTAAAGGGACGAAAATCAAATTTAGAATCACCAACAAATAATATGGTTGTTATCAGAAAACAAATAAATACTGCATCTATGGCAACTGTTAGAGTTCAGAGTAATCAAGGAACCGACATTATTCAACAAAATGATGGAAAAGTAATAACGAGATATACAGGTGATAAAGCAAAAGGACTGACAAGCCAAGATATCGTGATAACTCAAAGAGTTATTAAGGATAGCTCAGATAAAATGTTCCTAGAGATATTTATATTAAACAACGGAATACAAGAGGAAGGATTACCTGGAGTTAGATTGGCAACACCTGAAGGAATTGTAGTCGAAACGGATAGATATGGTAGATATCATGTACCACCAGTGGCTGAAACAATAGGAAGAAACTATATAATAAAAGTGGATCCAGCAACATTGCCAAAAGGTAGTGAATTTACAACTGAAAATCCAAAAGTTAGACAAGTTGGAAAAGTAATGATGAAATTTAATTTTGGAGTGAAACTACCAGAGTTTAAAAAATAA